The following proteins are co-located in the Siansivirga zeaxanthinifaciens CC-SAMT-1 genome:
- a CDS encoding serine hydrolase: MKFFNKRNKQKYVIAILIVLIGTFIGNSFELKSKLKKHSTYSLKKTNRDYNKLPIEIPEDKFKPLNEFKDAELTKKLEASICKNTSWKNLIDHKKMSVGVVDLSDPENPKFAAINGDEMMYAASLPKIAVLLATEDALEKHEIKLSNDIKTDMRLMISKSNNQATTRLIDLLGYEKIESVLTAPEYNFYDVEKGGGLWVGKRYAASGPTNREPLKNLSHAATVDEVCRFYYLLSYGKLISYDRSKQMLDIMENPDLHHKFVNTLNKIAPNARLFRKSGSWKNWHSDSVLVWDNDRKYILVALLENEGGEQIIRDLVSPVEKALNID, encoded by the coding sequence ATGAAATTTTTCAATAAAAGAAATAAACAAAAATACGTCATTGCTATATTAATAGTATTGATTGGCACATTTATAGGAAATAGCTTCGAATTAAAAAGTAAACTTAAAAAGCATTCAACCTATAGCCTAAAAAAAACAAATCGAGATTATAACAAATTACCTATAGAAATCCCTGAAGATAAATTCAAACCTTTAAATGAATTTAAAGATGCCGAATTAACTAAAAAATTAGAAGCTTCTATTTGCAAAAATACATCTTGGAAAAATTTAATAGACCACAAAAAAATGTCTGTTGGTGTTGTAGATTTAAGCGACCCCGAAAACCCGAAATTTGCAGCTATTAATGGCGATGAAATGATGTATGCTGCAAGCTTACCTAAAATTGCTGTTTTGTTAGCTACCGAAGATGCTTTAGAAAAACACGAAATAAAGCTATCTAACGACATTAAAACAGACATGCGTTTAATGATTAGCAAATCAAACAACCAGGCAACCACACGATTAATTGATTTACTAGGATATGAAAAGATAGAAAGCGTATTAACCGCACCAGAATATAATTTCTATGATGTTGAAAAAGGTGGTGGTTTATGGGTAGGCAAACGCTATGCTGCTTCTGGCCCAACAAACAGAGAACCTTTAAAAAATTTAAGCCACGCTGCTACGGTTGATGAAGTTTGTCGCTTTTATTATTTATTAAGTTATGGAAAATTAATATCTTATGATCGCTCTAAGCAAATGCTAGATATTATGGAAAATCCGGACTTGCACCATAAATTTGTAAATACACTTAATAAAATTGCACCCAACGCACGATTATTTAGAAAGTCTGGTTCATGGAAAAATTGGCATTCCGACTCCGTTTTGGTTTGGGATAACGATAGAAAATATATTTTAGTAGCTTTGTTAGAGAACGAAGGTGGAGAACAAATTATTAGAGATTTGGTTTCACCTGTTGAAAAAGCTCTAAATATTGACTAA
- the rodA gene encoding rod shape-determining protein RodA, whose translation MIRETHKYFKFDWITIIIFFLLVGFGWLNILSASHVGEEINYLDFSQPYGKQLLFIFLNFGLIILLLAIDAKFYERFSSIIYIISMLSLVGLFVFGKNVNGATSWYGIGGMTLQPSEFAKTATALAVAKYISDLNTNINNIKDQIQTFIIIVIPAILVLLQNDTGSTVVYGAFFFVLYREGLPKFYLNIVVSLIVLSILSLKFGGLTASAFVAVLILGYYFLNKRKASILNLSLIFILSTGISFGIKFFYNSILQPHQKDRISLWLRWEKDPEKLEKMKQTFAYNLNESEKAIGSGGFTGKGFLEGTRTTGKFVPEQHTDYIFSTVGEEWGFLGSAFVVIMFVLLLLRIIHLAELQKSQFSRVYGYSVASIIFIHFFINVGMVMGIIPTIGIPLPLFSYGGSGLWAFTILLFIFIKLDSDRINQW comes from the coding sequence ATGATTAGAGAAACCCACAAATATTTTAAATTCGACTGGATTACAATTATTATATTTTTTTTATTAGTTGGATTTGGTTGGTTAAATATTTTATCGGCGTCTCATGTTGGCGAAGAGATTAACTATCTAGACTTTTCGCAACCTTACGGAAAACAGCTCCTTTTTATATTTTTAAATTTTGGTTTAATTATTTTACTCCTAGCTATCGATGCCAAATTTTACGAGCGGTTTTCGAGCATAATCTATATTATATCCATGTTATCGTTGGTTGGTTTATTTGTTTTTGGAAAAAACGTAAACGGCGCAACCTCTTGGTACGGTATTGGGGGCATGACCCTACAGCCAAGTGAATTTGCTAAAACCGCCACAGCCCTTGCGGTTGCAAAATATATTAGCGATTTAAATACGAACATCAATAACATAAAAGATCAAATTCAAACATTTATTATTATTGTAATACCTGCCATTTTAGTTTTATTACAAAACGACACAGGTAGTACGGTAGTTTACGGCGCTTTCTTTTTTGTTTTATACAGAGAAGGATTACCTAAATTTTATCTCAATATTGTTGTATCACTCATAGTGTTATCTATTTTATCTTTAAAATTTGGCGGCTTAACAGCCTCGGCTTTTGTAGCTGTTTTAATTTTAGGCTATTATTTTTTAAACAAAAGAAAAGCCTCTATACTTAATTTATCATTAATATTTATTTTATCTACAGGCATATCCTTTGGTATTAAATTTTTCTACAATTCTATTTTACAACCACACCAAAAAGACCGCATAAGTTTATGGTTACGCTGGGAAAAAGACCCAGAGAAGCTGGAGAAAATGAAACAAACATTTGCCTATAATTTAAATGAATCGGAAAAAGCTATAGGTTCTGGTGGTTTTACTGGGAAAGGTTTTTTAGAAGGCACCAGAACTACAGGTAAATTTGTACCAGAACAACATACCGACTATATTTTTAGTACGGTTGGCGAAGAATGGGGATTCCTGGGAAGCGCTTTTGTTGTAATTATGTTTGTATTGTTACTTTTAAGAATTATCCACCTAGCCGAATTACAAAAATCGCAGTTTAGTCGTGTTTATGGATACAGTGTGGCCTCTATAATTTTTATACATTTTTTTATAAATGTAGGTATGGTAATGGGTATTATACCTACCATTGGAATTCCTCTCCCGCTATTTAGTTACGGCGGATCGGGACTTTGGGCTTTTACTATTTTATTGTTTATTTTTATTAAGCTAGATTCAGATAGAATCAACCAATGGTAA
- a CDS encoding peptidoglycan D,D-transpeptidase FtsI family protein, which produces MRQFLLFASIIFVGLVFISRLFYLQIYDSRETNLFEDNAIRKVYDYPKRGFVFDRNGKLLVANQPSYDVMVIPREVKPLDTLEFCELLEITKEQFLKIYNKAYHYSPRLPSVFIPQLSKEDYAVLQEKMRKFEGFYIQKRSLRHYQAAIGANVLGDIGEVNNAIINKYPYYRQGDLIGKQGVEASYEEVLRGVKGIKFIQKDRFNRDIGPYKDGVLDTLPQPGKDITITIDSDLQAYGELLMKHKRGGIIAIEPSSGEILAMVSAPSYNPNILVGRDRSKNFTKLYNDTIAKPLYDRSLLAQYPPGSPFKVMNALIGLQEKVVTTDDRFGCRMGYYLGSRRLTGCHAHSSPLDMYSGIAQSCNAYFANVYRRIIDKYKNPAEGMNVWSNHVKSFGLGDYLGYDLKIGSKGRIPDGNFYDKWYGKGRWSSTYNISNAIGQGEVEATPIQLANMVAAIGNRGYFYTPHIIKNIEGQTIDENYTKPKYTTIDKENFEPVVQGMFDVYNKGTAASLQVPGIEICGKTGTAENFIKIDGKKTQLTDHSIFVAFAPKDNPKIAIAVFVENGYWGSRFAGRIASLMIEKYIKNEITRTDLEKWILTHSLENEYAKPYSGKPFGINRESALQVIEND; this is translated from the coding sequence ATGAGACAATTTTTACTTTTTGCATCCATAATTTTTGTTGGTCTTGTTTTTATTTCAAGACTTTTCTATTTACAAATTTACGATTCTAGAGAAACTAATTTATTTGAAGATAATGCCATTAGAAAAGTTTACGACTACCCGAAACGCGGATTTGTTTTCGATAGAAACGGAAAACTTTTAGTAGCAAACCAACCATCGTATGATGTGATGGTTATTCCGCGTGAAGTAAAACCATTAGACACCTTAGAATTTTGTGAGCTTTTAGAAATTACTAAAGAGCAATTTTTAAAAATTTACAACAAAGCGTATCATTACTCACCACGATTACCATCGGTATTTATACCACAGCTTTCTAAAGAAGATTACGCTGTGCTTCAGGAAAAAATGCGCAAGTTTGAAGGCTTTTATATTCAAAAACGCTCATTAAGACATTACCAAGCCGCTATTGGAGCCAATGTTTTAGGAGATATTGGTGAAGTAAATAATGCCATTATAAACAAATATCCGTATTACAGACAAGGCGATTTAATAGGAAAACAAGGTGTTGAAGCTTCTTATGAAGAAGTATTGAGAGGTGTAAAAGGCATCAAATTTATTCAAAAAGACCGATTTAACAGAGACATTGGCCCTTACAAAGATGGTGTTCTAGACACGTTACCTCAGCCTGGAAAAGACATTACTATTACTATTGATTCAGATTTACAAGCCTATGGCGAATTGCTCATGAAGCACAAACGTGGCGGTATTATTGCCATTGAGCCAAGTTCTGGAGAAATTTTAGCCATGGTTTCGGCACCATCATACAATCCGAATATTTTAGTAGGAAGAGACCGTTCTAAAAATTTTACAAAACTATATAACGATACCATAGCCAAACCGCTTTACGACCGAAGCCTTTTAGCGCAATATCCTCCTGGATCTCCATTTAAAGTTATGAATGCTTTAATTGGTCTGCAAGAAAAAGTTGTTACTACCGATGACCGCTTTGGTTGCAGAATGGGTTATTATTTAGGAAGCAGACGATTAACAGGATGCCACGCGCATTCGAGCCCTTTAGACATGTATTCAGGCATTGCCCAATCTTGTAATGCGTATTTTGCGAATGTTTACAGACGTATTATTGATAAGTATAAAAATCCGGCCGAAGGCATGAATGTTTGGAGCAACCACGTTAAAAGCTTTGGGCTAGGTGACTATTTGGGTTACGATTTAAAAATTGGAAGCAAAGGCCGTATTCCTGATGGTAATTTTTATGATAAATGGTACGGAAAAGGCCGCTGGTCTTCTACCTACAACATATCGAATGCTATCGGTCAAGGTGAAGTGGAAGCAACACCAATTCAACTAGCCAATATGGTTGCTGCCATAGGAAACAGAGGCTATTTTTACACACCTCATATTATTAAAAACATTGAAGGCCAAACCATCGACGAGAATTATACCAAACCAAAATATACCACTATAGACAAAGAAAATTTCGAACCTGTAGTACAAGGTATGTTCGATGTGTATAATAAAGGTACCGCAGCTTCACTACAAGTACCGGGCATTGAAATTTGTGGAAAAACAGGAACTGCCGAGAATTTTATTAAAATAGACGGTAAAAAAACACAGCTTACAGACCACTCTATTTTTGTTGCCTTTGCCCCAAAAGATAACCCTAAAATTGCCATTGCTGTATTTGTTGAAAATGGTTATTGGGGAAGCCGCTTTGCAGGGAGAATTGCCAGTTTAATGATTGAAAAATACATTAAAAACGAAATTACAAGAACCGATTTAGAAAAATGGATTCTAACGCATAGTTTAGAGAATGAATATGCCAAGCCTTACTCTGGAAAACCTTTTGGCATAAACAGAGAAAGTGCTTTACAAGTAATTGAAAATGATTAG
- the mreC gene encoding rod shape-determining protein MreC: MQQIINFIIRNKTFLLFLLLFSISILFTIQSHSYHKSKFINSANFLTGGVYNSINNIHEYLNLKTQNQILSEENNRLKALLYNSKKQKDSTFLDSLSFETVYKFTSANVIKNSYSATDNILLLNKGTKAHLKQDLGVVSSKGIVGIIDRVNKNYATALSILNTTSKISAQLKKTNHFGTLTWNGKNPSLTQLLDIPKIAPVAKGDTIITSGRSSIFPKGIPVGVIDNFKLDAAENYYEINIRLFNDMTNLEHVYIIENTNKTEISNLLNSSKNE; the protein is encoded by the coding sequence ATGCAACAGATTATTAATTTTATAATAAGAAACAAAACGTTTTTGTTATTCTTGTTGCTATTTTCTATTTCTATTTTATTTACAATTCAATCACATTCGTATCACAAAAGTAAATTTATAAATTCGGCTAATTTTTTAACGGGAGGCGTTTATAATTCTATAAACAACATTCATGAGTATTTAAATTTAAAAACTCAAAATCAAATTTTATCCGAGGAAAACAATAGATTAAAAGCACTATTATACAATTCTAAAAAACAAAAAGATAGTACCTTTTTAGATAGTTTAAGTTTTGAAACCGTTTACAAGTTTACTTCTGCAAATGTTATAAAAAACAGCTACTCTGCTACCGATAACATTCTTTTACTTAATAAAGGTACTAAAGCCCATTTAAAACAAGATTTAGGCGTGGTTTCCAGTAAGGGTATTGTGGGTATTATAGACAGAGTTAACAAAAATTATGCAACGGCACTTTCAATTTTAAATACCACAAGTAAAATTAGTGCGCAGTTAAAAAAGACCAATCATTTTGGAACCTTAACCTGGAACGGGAAAAACCCAAGTCTCACCCAGCTTTTAGATATTCCTAAAATTGCACCCGTTGCTAAAGGCGATACGATTATAACCTCTGGAAGGTCGTCGATTTTCCCAAAAGGCATTCCTGTTGGAGTTATAGATAATTTTAAATTAGATGCTGCCGAAAATTATTATGAAATAAACATTAGGCTGTTTAACGATATGACGAACCTGGAACACGTTTATATCATAGAAAACACCAATAAAACCGAAATTTCTAATTTGTTAAACTCAAGTAAGAATGAATAA
- a CDS encoding rod shape-determining protein, with product MGFFDFLTEEIAIDLGTANTLIIHNDKVVVDAPSIVARDRISGKIIAVGQEASLMQGKTHENIKTIRPLKDGVIADFDASEQMMSMFIKNIPALKKKFFTPALRLVICIPSGITEVEMRAVKESAERVNGKEVYLIHEPMAAAIGIGVDIMQPKGNMIVDIGGGTTEIAVIALGGIVCDKSVKIAGDVFTNDIVYYMRTQHNLYVGERTAEKIKIQIGAATEDLDLPPEDMSVQGRDLLTGKPKQVSISYREIAKALDKSILRIEDAVMETLSQTPPELAADIYNTGIYLAGGGSMLRGLDKRLSQKTDLPVYIAEDPLRAVVRGTGITLKNLTKYKSVLIK from the coding sequence ATGGGATTTTTCGACTTCTTAACCGAAGAAATTGCAATAGATTTAGGTACGGCGAATACACTAATAATTCACAATGACAAAGTAGTTGTAGACGCGCCATCTATAGTTGCAAGAGACCGTATTTCGGGAAAAATTATTGCAGTTGGTCAAGAAGCCAGTTTAATGCAAGGAAAAACGCATGAAAACATAAAAACCATTCGTCCGTTAAAAGACGGTGTTATTGCAGATTTTGATGCCTCAGAACAAATGATGAGTATGTTTATAAAAAACATTCCGGCATTAAAAAAGAAATTTTTTACCCCTGCCCTTCGTTTGGTTATTTGTATTCCTTCTGGTATTACCGAAGTAGAAATGCGAGCAGTAAAAGAAAGTGCAGAGCGTGTTAATGGTAAAGAAGTATATTTAATACACGAGCCTATGGCTGCTGCTATTGGTATTGGTGTAGACATTATGCAACCTAAAGGAAACATGATTGTAGATATAGGTGGTGGTACAACCGAGATTGCAGTTATTGCGCTTGGTGGTATTGTTTGTGATAAATCGGTTAAAATTGCTGGTGATGTATTTACCAACGATATTGTTTATTACATGCGTACTCAACACAATTTATATGTTGGTGAACGTACTGCCGAAAAAATAAAAATACAAATTGGTGCTGCTACCGAAGATTTAGATTTACCTCCAGAAGACATGAGTGTTCAAGGACGTGATTTACTTACAGGTAAACCAAAGCAAGTATCAATTTCATATCGTGAAATTGCAAAAGCATTAGACAAATCGATTCTTAGAATTGAAGATGCTGTAATGGAAACCTTATCGCAAACCCCTCCAGAATTAGCGGCCGATATTTATAATACCGGTATTTATTTAGCTGGTGGAGGCTCTATGTTACGTGGTTTAGACAAGCGTTTATCTCAAAAAACAGACTTGCCGGTTTATATTGCCGAAGACCCATTAAGAGCGGTTGTTCGTGGCACAGGAATTACCCTTAAAAATTTAACCAAATACAAAAGTGTATTGATTAAATAG
- a CDS encoding tetratricopeptide repeat-containing sensor histidine kinase, which yields MTIKIIHILKIKLLSILIFMVLCGHLNAQEKLQPSGYELELIEKASAHKSQVFFYKAAHFFAEKNWDSTLVYSMRHLNSEKSSKELKAFSHLLRGESFVNKKIFKQAEAEFRLIPQDFEYYNLVKFNLAGTVLEQNQFQNAIDIYLELSNLSDKEYVFFKKSSVNSNLSLCYLHLGEFDKAKPYLVENIELSLRKKDTLGLIKYYGNMANFYYEQYKDNLAIPYFEKAYQLSKNIKDIESKQLTANNMAVVEENRKHFKEALAYRKESEQWKDSLNNQNKIYEVANLERQFAVKQKQKEVDLLEAENKAKEIEKNGLLYSAIVLLLLLVTAIYFYREKLKTNKIITAQKERLDALNATKDKLFSIVSHDLRSSVNALKMSNTKLLDNLEAKNLDALDDLLQTNSAIVNGAYNLLDNLLHWALLQTNQSYFEITSLRLFFIVEQTVYNYKPLMLEKQITFENTISKQDVVFADQESLKIILRNLLDNAIKFSNTNGSIKIYTQNADDAFLDLIVEDSGVGMSPSKRLELLSDTTVLSKKENENIIGTGLGLQLCKSMIKKNNGTFAIESTLGSGTKMIISLPKKV from the coding sequence ATGACCATTAAAATAATTCATATTTTAAAAATTAAATTATTGTCTATTTTAATTTTCATGGTATTGTGTGGTCACCTTAATGCACAAGAAAAGCTCCAGCCTTCAGGATACGAATTAGAATTAATAGAAAAGGCAAGCGCTCATAAATCACAAGTGTTTTTTTATAAAGCTGCTCATTTTTTTGCTGAAAAAAACTGGGATTCTACCTTGGTTTATTCTATGAGGCACTTAAATTCAGAGAAATCTTCTAAAGAATTAAAAGCCTTTTCACATTTATTAAGAGGTGAAAGTTTTGTAAATAAGAAAATTTTCAAACAAGCTGAAGCAGAATTTCGACTGATACCTCAAGATTTTGAATACTATAATCTGGTTAAATTCAATTTAGCAGGAACTGTTTTAGAACAGAATCAATTTCAAAATGCGATTGATATTTATTTAGAGTTAAGTAATTTATCGGATAAAGAATATGTGTTTTTTAAAAAAAGCAGTGTTAACTCTAATCTGTCGCTTTGTTATTTGCATCTTGGGGAATTCGATAAAGCAAAACCTTACTTGGTTGAGAATATTGAGTTGAGTCTTCGTAAAAAGGACACGTTAGGCCTTATTAAATACTATGGGAATATGGCCAATTTTTATTACGAGCAGTATAAAGATAATTTAGCTATACCTTATTTTGAAAAAGCCTATCAACTTTCAAAAAACATAAAAGATATCGAATCGAAACAACTCACAGCTAATAATATGGCTGTGGTAGAAGAAAATCGTAAACATTTTAAAGAGGCATTGGCTTATAGAAAAGAGAGTGAGCAATGGAAAGATTCTCTAAATAATCAAAATAAAATTTATGAAGTTGCCAATCTCGAAAGGCAGTTTGCGGTTAAACAAAAACAAAAAGAAGTCGATTTATTAGAAGCAGAAAATAAAGCAAAAGAGATCGAAAAAAACGGACTCTTATATTCTGCAATTGTGCTTTTACTTTTATTAGTAACAGCCATTTATTTTTACAGAGAAAAGCTAAAAACCAATAAAATTATAACAGCGCAAAAAGAACGCTTAGATGCATTAAATGCTACAAAAGACAAATTGTTTTCTATTGTTAGTCACGATTTACGGTCGTCTGTAAACGCCCTTAAAATGAGTAACACAAAGCTGTTAGATAATTTAGAAGCAAAAAATTTAGATGCTTTAGACGATTTATTACAAACCAATAGTGCCATTGTAAATGGGGCTTATAACTTATTAGATAACCTGTTGCATTGGGCATTATTGCAAACCAACCAGTCGTATTTCGAAATTACATCGTTACGATTATTTTTTATTGTAGAACAAACGGTTTATAATTACAAACCGCTTATGCTAGAGAAACAAATTACTTTCGAAAATACAATTTCGAAGCAAGATGTTGTTTTTGCCGATCAAGAATCCTTGAAAATTATTTTAAGAAATTTATTGGATAACGCCATTAAGTTTTCAAACACCAACGGAAGTATTAAAATATATACTCAAAATGCAGACGATGCGTTTCTGGATTTAATTGTTGAAGATTCTGGTGTAGGTATGAGCCCATCGAAACGCCTAGAACTATTAAGCGATACGACCGTGCTTTCTAAAAAAGAGAACGAAAACATAATAGGAACCGGACTTGGGTTGCAATTATGTAAATCGATGATTAAAAAGAATAATGGAACATTTGCAATTGAAAGTACTTTGGGCAGCGGAACAAAAATGATAATATCTTTACCTAAAAAAGTCTAA
- a CDS encoding LytR/AlgR family response regulator transcription factor: protein MDSVNVLIVEDTPAESDALIEVLEANNYNIVGVARTFKDALFMFYNNAIDVVVVDIFLNGNPDGVAFAETISVTPNASKPFVFLTSSTDRSIFERAKLTQPFSYLMKPFNPLEILYALEMAVEKFYAQPDVFLGDEEDTIISNDYLFIKKGKSLKKVLITDIIYIEVEEKYCNIITENDKFVILISLTKIIKLLDATIFYRTHRNFIVNAEKIIEIVPSDNLILLKGNHQATLSETYKDILKKFPTLK, encoded by the coding sequence ATGGATAGTGTAAATGTTTTAATAGTAGAAGATACGCCAGCAGAAAGTGATGCTTTAATAGAAGTGTTAGAGGCTAATAATTACAATATTGTTGGTGTTGCAAGAACTTTTAAAGATGCATTATTTATGTTTTACAATAATGCTATTGATGTTGTGGTGGTCGATATTTTTTTAAATGGCAATCCCGATGGTGTAGCCTTTGCCGAGACCATTAGCGTAACTCCCAATGCATCAAAACCCTTCGTGTTTTTAACAAGTTCTACCGATAGGAGTATTTTTGAACGTGCCAAATTAACACAGCCCTTTAGTTATTTAATGAAGCCTTTCAATCCGCTTGAAATTTTATACGCCTTAGAAATGGCTGTCGAAAAATTTTATGCTCAACCCGATGTGTTTTTAGGCGACGAGGAAGATACCATTATAAGCAATGATTACTTATTTATAAAAAAGGGAAAGTCATTAAAAAAGGTTTTAATTACCGATATTATTTATATTGAAGTAGAGGAGAAGTATTGTAATATTATTACCGAAAACGACAAGTTTGTTATTCTTATTTCTCTAACAAAAATTATAAAATTACTGGATGCCACCATATTTTATCGCACTCACAGAAACTTTATAGTAAATGCCGAAAAAATAATAGAGATTGTACCTTCAGATAATCTTATTCTTCTTAAAGGCAATCATCAGGCAACTTTAAGTGAAACGTATAAAGATATTTTAAAAAAGTTCCCAACTTTAAAATAA
- the purH gene encoding bifunctional phosphoribosylaminoimidazolecarboxamide formyltransferase/IMP cyclohydrolase: protein MSNEKTIKSALISVFSKDGLEPIVKKLNEQGVTIYSTGGTQTFINDLGIDVVPVEEITSYPSILGGRVKTLHPKVFGGILNRQNHSGDVKELEEYNIPQIDVVIVDLYPFEKTVASGASQQDIIEKIDIGGISLIRAAAKNFADVICVASVNDYAEFLDLISENNGSISEENRKRFAAKAFNVSSHYDTAIFNYFNQNNEETVLKISETNGNVLRYGENPHQKGFFFGDFDAMFTKLNGKELSYNNLLDVDAAVNLIYEFKNDAPTFAILKHNNACGFAQSATIHQAYIDALAGDPVSAFGGVLISNTEIDKATAEEISSLFCEVIIAPSYSTEAVEVLKAKKNRIILILNEVELPQTNVRSCLNGILVQDRNNVTDTIEGLKYVTNTKPTQSELEDLIFASKICKHTKSNTIVLVKDKKLLASGTGQTSRVDALEQAIHKAKTFNFDLNGASMASDAFFPFPDCVEIAKNAGITAVIQPGGSIKDQLSIDYCNENGVAMVMTGTRHFKH from the coding sequence ATGAGCAACGAAAAAACAATTAAATCAGCATTAATTTCTGTATTTAGCAAGGACGGTTTAGAACCTATTGTAAAAAAATTAAATGAGCAAGGTGTTACTATTTACTCTACTGGTGGCACACAAACATTTATTAACGATTTAGGTATTGATGTCGTTCCAGTTGAAGAAATTACATCTTACCCGTCTATTCTTGGTGGTCGCGTTAAAACATTACACCCAAAAGTTTTTGGTGGTATTTTAAACAGACAAAACCACAGTGGAGATGTAAAAGAATTAGAAGAATATAATATTCCTCAAATTGATGTTGTTATTGTTGATTTATACCCATTTGAAAAAACAGTAGCTTCTGGTGCGAGCCAACAAGATATTATCGAGAAAATTGACATTGGTGGTATTTCTTTAATTCGTGCCGCTGCTAAAAACTTTGCAGATGTTATTTGTGTAGCTTCAGTTAACGACTACGCAGAATTTTTAGACCTTATTTCTGAAAATAATGGTAGTATTTCTGAAGAAAACAGAAAACGTTTTGCTGCAAAAGCTTTTAATGTATCATCACATTACGATACCGCTATTTTTAATTACTTCAACCAAAACAACGAAGAAACTGTTTTAAAAATTAGCGAGACTAACGGAAACGTTTTACGTTATGGAGAAAACCCACACCAAAAAGGCTTTTTCTTTGGCGATTTCGATGCTATGTTTACAAAACTTAACGGTAAAGAATTAAGCTACAATAATTTACTTGATGTAGACGCCGCCGTAAACTTAATATACGAGTTTAAAAATGATGCGCCAACTTTTGCTATTTTAAAACATAATAACGCTTGCGGATTCGCACAAAGCGCAACCATTCACCAAGCTTATATTGATGCGTTAGCAGGCGATCCTGTTTCGGCTTTCGGTGGTGTATTAATTAGTAATACTGAAATTGACAAAGCTACCGCCGAAGAAATTAGTAGCTTATTTTGTGAAGTTATTATAGCGCCATCTTACAGCACAGAAGCTGTAGAGGTTTTAAAAGCCAAAAAGAATAGAATTATTTTAATTCTTAATGAAGTAGAATTACCTCAAACCAACGTAAGAAGCTGTTTAAATGGCATTTTAGTTCAAGATAGAAACAACGTTACAGATACTATTGAAGGGTTAAAATATGTAACCAATACAAAGCCAACTCAAAGTGAACTGGAAGATTTAATATTTGCTTCAAAAATTTGTAAGCATACTAAATCGAATACCATTGTTTTGGTTAAAGACAAAAAATTATTAGCCAGCGGAACCGGACAAACCAGTCGTGTTGATGCCTTAGAGCAAGCCATTCATAAAGCAAAAACATTTAATTTCGATTTAAATGGTGCTTCTATGGCTAGTGATGCTTTCTTCCCGTTTCCAGACTGTGTTGAAATTGCTAAAAATGCTGGTATTACTGCTGTTATTCAACCAGGTGGTTCTATTAAAGATCAATTAAGCATCGATTATTGTAACGAAAATGGTGTGGCAATGGTCATGACAGGCACGCGTCATTTTAAACACTAA
- a CDS encoding GAF domain-containing protein — MIFNTLKPQIETIVSNTNKTVNERLLNICELLEENVSYYNWVGFYFRNGEKEELILGPYVGAPTDHTVIPFGKGICGQVAVSNKNFVVPDVTAQDNYIACSISVKAEIVIPIFVKGANIGQIDIDSNTPDPFTKQDEDFLEFVCEQVASIL; from the coding sequence ATGATTTTTAATACACTAAAACCACAAATAGAAACTATTGTTTCAAACACCAATAAAACCGTAAACGAACGCCTTTTAAATATCTGCGAATTACTAGAAGAAAACGTAAGCTACTATAATTGGGTTGGTTTTTATTTTAGAAATGGTGAAAAAGAAGAACTAATTTTAGGCCCCTATGTTGGTGCTCCAACCGATCATACGGTTATTCCTTTTGGTAAAGGTATATGCGGACAAGTAGCGGTTAGCAACAAAAATTTTGTGGTGCCAGACGTAACGGCACAAGATAATTACATTGCTTGTAGCATTTCGGTTAAAGCCGAAATTGTAATCCCTATTTTTGTAAAAGGAGCAAATATCGGGCAAATAGATATCGACTCGAATACCCCAGACCCGTTTACAAAACAAGACGAAGACTTTCTAGAGTTTGTTTGCGAGCAAGTGGCTTCAATACTGTAA